The following coding sequences lie in one Silvanigrella aquatica genomic window:
- a CDS encoding dihydrofolate reductase family protein: protein MSQFSCKDFHILNVMAATIDGKIASHNRQSSLERNLMGMLCSEDFERMRHAVASCDVVFIGARSMESELGAFRVSELTANKAEPEWIVFTRSGNFSFQHKFWGQKHIPKSIFFVTSFDLSEEPILKVGQKIEFCGEINYYLGNISGLIKYLIHNNKKRFALLGGGQLNAAFWEQGLVHELWLTLSPILIGNIQSPSLVSSSHLLSKKLECQKVTQSGDFVFINYKVS from the coding sequence ATGTCGCAATTTTCATGTAAAGATTTTCATATTCTGAACGTCATGGCGGCTACTATTGATGGCAAAATTGCCAGTCATAATAGGCAATCTTCCTTGGAAAGAAATTTGATGGGCATGTTGTGCTCTGAAGATTTTGAGCGCATGAGGCATGCTGTGGCTTCATGTGATGTTGTTTTTATCGGGGCGCGTAGTATGGAGTCAGAGTTGGGCGCTTTTCGCGTGTCAGAGTTGACTGCAAATAAGGCAGAGCCCGAATGGATTGTTTTTACCCGATCAGGAAATTTTTCCTTTCAACATAAATTCTGGGGACAAAAACATATTCCAAAGAGTATTTTTTTTGTAACCTCATTCGATTTAAGTGAAGAGCCTATATTAAAAGTAGGGCAAAAAATCGAATTTTGTGGAGAAATAAATTATTATTTAGGTAACATATCGGGATTGATAAAATATCTCATTCATAATAATAAAAAAAGATTTGCTTTATTAGGTGGTGGACAATTAAATGCGGCATTTTGGGAGCAGGGCTTGGTTCATGAATTATGGCTCACGTTAAGTCCTATTTTAATAGGAAATATTCAATCACCTTCACTAGTTTCTTCTTCGCACCTTCTTTCTAAGAAACTAGAATGTCAAAAAGTGACCCAATCAGGGGATTTTGTATTTATTAACTATAAGGTGTCTTAA
- a CDS encoding multidrug effflux MFS transporter, which translates to MESIQQQLNENSTIKNEFKFGKIHRILFVTSIIIICAIGFIGSDIYLPSLPAIAEFYNKDAIWSQSTMTVFLITMAIFQIFSGSLSDRFGRKRVLFICMIIFMLASVGCFFSSSIYELLFFRILQAIGACGGMSIGQAIVADLFNAQDMARILSITIPLVAFSPAIAPVLGGHIQTHFNWQSNFLVLAIYGGIIIFILMTPIIPNIKNKTIKNSTFDFAAFLKIIFDKRFFGYALFMMASNATYFSFVAACPFLLNKFGYSPATVGYAFCAASFPYMFASFLGRKLSFSMTSNQIIFTGISVNIIGGLALLIMYLFNWQHLLALMIPVFIITIGNGLLMPFSSANAISLFPNNAGLVTGTLGSLQLTAAGIGTVAMGFVENGTLLPLGLFDFFVSLSAFLYFLIVFKLFALKRE; encoded by the coding sequence ATGGAATCTATTCAGCAACAATTAAATGAAAATTCAACTATTAAAAATGAGTTTAAATTTGGTAAAATTCATAGAATACTTTTTGTTACAAGTATTATTATAATCTGTGCCATTGGATTTATTGGTTCAGATATTTATTTACCATCACTACCTGCGATAGCTGAATTTTATAATAAAGATGCTATTTGGTCACAAAGTACCATGACAGTGTTCTTAATTACCATGGCTATTTTTCAAATTTTTTCGGGTTCTTTATCCGATCGTTTTGGTAGAAAGCGTGTGCTTTTTATTTGTATGATCATATTTATGCTTGCTTCCGTTGGTTGTTTTTTTTCGAGCAGTATTTATGAGCTTTTATTTTTTCGTATTTTACAAGCTATTGGGGCTTGTGGTGGCATGTCTATTGGACAAGCTATTGTCGCCGATTTATTTAATGCTCAAGATATGGCAAGAATACTTTCCATAACAATACCTCTAGTTGCTTTTTCTCCTGCTATAGCCCCTGTTTTAGGTGGTCATATTCAAACTCATTTTAATTGGCAATCTAATTTTTTGGTCTTAGCTATTTATGGTGGTATTATTATTTTTATATTAATGACTCCTATTATTCCTAATATAAAAAATAAGACAATTAAAAATTCAACTTTTGATTTTGCTGCATTTTTAAAAATTATTTTTGATAAAAGATTTTTTGGCTATGCTTTATTTATGATGGCTTCAAATGCAACCTATTTTTCATTTGTGGCGGCTTGCCCTTTTTTATTAAATAAATTTGGTTATTCTCCTGCTACAGTAGGCTATGCTTTTTGTGCAGCATCATTTCCTTATATGTTTGCTTCTTTTTTAGGAAGAAAACTCTCATTTTCTATGACGAGTAACCAAATCATCTTTACAGGTATATCAGTAAATATTATTGGAGGCCTTGCGCTTCTTATCATGTATCTTTTTAATTGGCAGCATTTGTTAGCATTGATGATTCCTGTATTTATTATTACTATAGGGAATGGATTGCTCATGCCTTTTTCCTCTGCCAATGCGATTTCTTTATTTCCTAATAATGCTGGTTTAGTTACTGGTACTTTAGGTTCATTGCAATTAACTGCTGCAGGAATAGGTACAGTCGCTATGGGA